A stretch of Myxococcus virescens DNA encodes these proteins:
- the mglA gene encoding gliding-motility regulator Ras-like GTPase MglA produces the protein MSFINYSSREINCKIVYYGPGLCGKTTNLQYIYNKTAAETKGKLISLSTETDRTLFFDFLPLSLGEIRGFKTRFHLYTVPGQVFYDASRKLILKGVDGVVFVADSQIERMEANMESLENLRINLAEQGYDLNKIPYVIQYNKRDLPNAVTVEEMRKALNPRNIPEYQAVAPTGVGVFDTLKAVAKLVLTELKKGG, from the coding sequence ATGTCCTTCATCAACTACTCATCCCGCGAAATCAACTGCAAGATTGTCTATTACGGGCCCGGGCTCTGCGGGAAGACGACCAACCTTCAGTACATCTACAACAAGACCGCCGCGGAGACGAAGGGCAAGCTCATCTCCCTCTCCACGGAGACGGACCGCACGCTCTTCTTCGACTTCCTGCCGCTGTCGCTCGGTGAGATTCGCGGCTTCAAGACGCGCTTCCACCTGTACACGGTGCCCGGTCAGGTCTTCTACGACGCCAGCCGCAAGCTCATCCTCAAGGGCGTGGACGGTGTCGTGTTCGTGGCAGACAGCCAGATCGAACGTATGGAAGCGAACATGGAGTCGCTCGAGAACCTCCGCATCAACCTTGCGGAGCAGGGCTACGACCTGAACAAGATTCCGTACGTCATCCAGTACAACAAGCGCGACCTGCCCAACGCGGTGACGGTGGAGGAGATGCGCAAGGCGCTCAACCCTCGCAACATCCCGGAGTACCAGGCCGTGGCTCCTACGGGCGTGGGCGTCTTCGACACGCTCAAGGCCGTGGCCAAGCTCGTCCTCACCGAGCTCAAGAAGGGTGGTTGA
- a CDS encoding dihydrolipoamide acetyltransferase: protein MRVAATFPLLALLSAALCGPALAQEPAASAPPSTQAAATADEAFDTRVKTLEENVVDLKEKIYRSKARLLLLQETVLGGDVSTGARAVIIHKNEMGGSFELESVAYALDGAPVYTQVDEEGHTDLGKRELFEVFNGRIVPGQHQLAVRLVYRGNGYGVFSYLEGYKFKVQSSYTFNAEPGKTSTVHVVGYEQGGITTDLKDRPAVRYDVSVARESGRKAAPAAPPPVTRSTPGQ from the coding sequence GTGCGTGTCGCCGCCACCTTCCCGCTCCTCGCCCTGCTGAGCGCCGCCCTCTGTGGGCCGGCGCTCGCGCAGGAGCCCGCTGCCTCCGCTCCTCCTTCCACACAGGCCGCGGCGACCGCGGACGAGGCGTTCGACACCCGCGTGAAGACGCTGGAGGAGAACGTCGTCGACCTGAAGGAGAAGATCTACCGCTCCAAGGCGCGCCTGCTGCTGTTGCAGGAGACGGTGCTGGGCGGTGATGTCTCCACGGGCGCTCGCGCCGTCATCATCCACAAGAACGAGATGGGCGGCTCCTTCGAGCTGGAGTCGGTGGCGTACGCGCTCGACGGCGCGCCCGTCTACACGCAGGTGGATGAAGAGGGCCACACGGACCTGGGCAAGCGCGAGCTCTTCGAGGTCTTCAACGGCCGCATCGTCCCCGGGCAGCACCAGCTCGCCGTGCGCCTCGTGTACCGGGGCAATGGCTACGGCGTGTTCAGCTACCTGGAGGGCTACAAGTTCAAGGTGCAGTCCAGCTACACCTTCAACGCGGAGCCGGGGAAGACGTCCACCGTGCACGTGGTGGGCTACGAGCAGGGTGGCATCACCACGGACCTGAAGGACCGGCCCGCGGTGCGCTACGACGTCTCCGTCGCGCGTGAGTCCGGCCGCAAGGCCGCGCCCGCCGCGCCGCCGCCCGTCACCCGTTCCACTCCCGGGCAGTAG
- a CDS encoding tetratricopeptide repeat protein has product MNASLRALALAAVLLGPAAVRSAEPTQAPAPPPTARDLSPRLDAVETGLLGVEESLHFVETQFTQRAEPSDDDALARRFSDGEIHYLLGDWPAASVLFYDLVSDPRFRPHPRYPDALFYLADSLLEQRNDIGARLYLRELLALPPTSGHYREALSRYLTVAGRLNYFEGVEAYVAQARALSGGQLSPEIAYVHAKWLFRRTDLSPADRIAQARAAFTPLAQAPNGAFRLQAAYHLGVLSVQEGDLPAAITRFQQLATPPSAQAAQAAPGRTGPRRSAPTPEEEARRVRELALMSLGRLLYETGRFDDALDRYGQVPRDSESFPDSLYESAWVHVRRGHYQQAKNAIDILLLVAPDSQLAAEGRILQGNLLQKLRRYDEATDTYTQVIDTFRPPREQVDALLSSHSDPVAYFDRLLVRADGPLDMRTVLPHLVLKYATTQREVADAVRTVEDIDSGRRGQSEAADIAQRILHALDTRGLETFPELQEANTRADAVDTALTQAEAELVRVETLAMQAVLTPAELARLTEAQHARAALERRFSALPTSLKTLEDRRERMQRRVDALDREAHRLDFELQSLNAIAASIRKWVEDSRPYRQTPSDEEREFLVQLQAEVQTLKDLKAELTATRARLADERNAVDTTLAGERAIRTAYADSLRREHAILREAEPRADAEVLATLRRTQGVRGRLDGLRERVTTARNVVRERLERRGRVIREKVVAEQQLLERYEAEVATVSGDARQLVGRIAYDSIRRVRQQFYDLVLKADVGVVDVAFNEKQDKTTAIQTLSTQKDEALRELDAEFQDVLSEVKE; this is encoded by the coding sequence GTGAACGCCTCACTCCGCGCCCTCGCTCTCGCGGCGGTCCTGCTGGGGCCGGCGGCCGTCCGCTCCGCCGAGCCCACGCAGGCACCCGCGCCCCCGCCGACCGCGCGCGACCTGTCGCCGCGGCTCGACGCGGTGGAGACTGGACTGCTCGGCGTCGAGGAGAGCCTCCACTTCGTGGAGACGCAGTTCACCCAGCGCGCCGAGCCCAGTGACGACGACGCCCTCGCGCGCCGCTTCTCCGACGGCGAAATCCACTACCTGCTGGGCGACTGGCCGGCGGCGTCGGTCCTCTTCTATGACCTGGTGAGCGACCCGCGCTTCCGCCCGCATCCGCGCTATCCGGACGCGCTGTTCTACCTGGCGGACTCGCTCCTGGAGCAGCGCAACGACATTGGCGCGCGCCTGTACCTGCGCGAGCTGCTGGCCCTGCCCCCGACTTCCGGGCACTACCGCGAGGCCCTGTCGCGCTACCTGACGGTGGCCGGCCGCCTCAATTATTTCGAGGGTGTCGAGGCCTACGTGGCGCAGGCCCGCGCGCTGTCCGGTGGGCAGCTGTCCCCGGAGATTGCCTACGTCCACGCGAAGTGGCTGTTCCGGCGCACGGACCTGTCTCCGGCGGACCGCATCGCCCAGGCCCGCGCCGCCTTCACGCCACTGGCGCAGGCGCCCAACGGCGCCTTCCGGCTCCAGGCCGCCTACCACCTGGGCGTGTTGTCCGTGCAGGAAGGTGACCTGCCCGCGGCCATCACCCGCTTCCAGCAGCTGGCCACCCCGCCCTCCGCCCAGGCGGCACAGGCCGCTCCGGGCAGGACGGGTCCTCGCCGCTCCGCGCCCACGCCGGAGGAGGAGGCCCGCCGCGTGCGCGAGCTGGCGCTGATGTCATTGGGGCGGCTGCTGTACGAGACGGGCCGCTTCGACGACGCGCTGGACCGCTACGGCCAGGTGCCGCGTGACAGCGAGTCCTTCCCCGACTCCCTCTACGAATCCGCCTGGGTCCACGTGCGCCGGGGCCACTACCAGCAGGCGAAGAACGCCATCGACATCCTCCTGCTGGTGGCGCCCGACTCGCAGCTCGCCGCCGAAGGCCGCATCCTCCAGGGCAACCTGCTCCAGAAGCTGCGCCGGTACGACGAGGCGACCGACACCTATACCCAGGTCATCGACACCTTCCGGCCCCCCAGGGAGCAGGTGGACGCGCTGCTGAGCTCGCACAGCGACCCGGTGGCGTACTTCGACCGGCTGCTGGTGCGCGCGGACGGCCCGCTGGACATGCGCACGGTGCTGCCGCATCTGGTGCTGAAGTACGCCACCACGCAGCGTGAGGTGGCGGACGCGGTGCGGACGGTGGAGGACATCGACAGCGGTCGCCGGGGCCAGAGCGAGGCCGCGGACATTGCCCAGCGCATCCTCCACGCCCTGGACACGCGCGGTCTGGAGACCTTCCCGGAGCTGCAGGAAGCCAACACGCGCGCGGACGCGGTCGACACCGCCCTCACCCAAGCGGAGGCGGAGCTGGTGCGGGTGGAGACGCTCGCGATGCAGGCCGTGCTCACGCCCGCCGAGCTGGCGCGGCTGACGGAGGCCCAGCACGCGCGTGCAGCCCTGGAGCGCCGCTTCTCCGCGCTGCCCACCTCATTGAAGACGCTGGAGGACCGCCGCGAGCGCATGCAGCGGCGCGTGGACGCGCTGGACCGCGAGGCCCACCGGCTCGACTTCGAGCTTCAGTCCCTCAACGCCATCGCCGCCTCGATACGCAAGTGGGTGGAGGACTCGCGGCCATACCGGCAGACGCCCTCGGACGAGGAGCGCGAGTTCCTGGTGCAGTTGCAGGCCGAGGTCCAGACGCTGAAGGACCTCAAGGCGGAGCTGACCGCCACGCGCGCGCGGCTGGCGGACGAGCGCAACGCCGTGGACACCACCCTGGCCGGCGAGCGCGCCATCCGCACCGCCTATGCCGATTCCCTGCGGCGCGAGCACGCCATCCTGCGCGAGGCGGAGCCCCGGGCGGACGCGGAGGTCCTGGCCACGCTGCGGCGCACCCAGGGCGTGCGCGGCCGGCTGGACGGCCTGCGCGAACGCGTGACGACGGCCCGGAACGTGGTGCGCGAGCGGCTGGAGCGCCGGGGCCGCGTCATCCGCGAGAAGGTCGTGGCCGAGCAACAGCTTCTGGAGCGCTACGAGGCCGAAGTCGCCACCGTCTCCGGTGACGCCAGGCAGTTGGTGGGCCGCATCGCCTACGACAGCATCCGCCGCGTGCGGCAGCAGTTCTACGACCTGGTGCTCAAGGCGGACGTGGGCGTGGTGGACGTGGCCTTCAACGAGAAGCAGGACAAGACGACGGCCATCCAGACGCTCTCCACGCAGAAGGACGAGGCGCTGCGCGAGCTGGACGCCGAGTTCCAGGACGTCCTGTCCGAGGTGAAGGAGTGA
- a CDS encoding MSCRAMM family protein produces the protein MARLALVLLVLLATSPAHAEEVAEHASSRLRYGLSLRDGRQADVGPGLTYEGFTPNDVAAVGTAWLGTSWLGAWAGLQREAFDLREGALRITGGSLWRASVGPRARAFLGPVRAELGAGYGFSQLPHFSDSAEPVFLKGVRHAAVVGGLVRFPLMLGLQLEARGELPVSLSVRDATGARAEAKGFSAGGALLVPLRRAERWTGTLVLDFEHVQDTVTLEDGTQSRQRLRRMGAALELAWHGGVQTTRQVPMPVVVPGSVRFHVLDARTGAPLPGARVMVEGEAHVADAQGLVEVASLSPGPVSAQVTAEGYASAEATATVEEGTRAELEVRAAPLPPPTGALRVTVVDARTGAPLPDIRVSVGTAQGRTDLTGQVVVRDLAPGPVAVAVASSGFRSADEAAVVIAGQESTLSVPLAPEKKGTRATLVGQVRNARGGKPLAATLLITKARVRARTDAKGAFNVQVRGGTYRITISARGHLSQTKVITLREGERTILNVDLFPRGKR, from the coding sequence GTGGCGCGCCTGGCGCTGGTGCTCCTCGTCCTGCTTGCCACGTCCCCCGCCCACGCGGAGGAAGTGGCCGAGCACGCCTCGTCGCGCCTTCGCTATGGGCTGTCCCTCCGTGACGGCCGTCAGGCGGATGTAGGGCCCGGGCTCACCTATGAGGGCTTCACGCCGAACGACGTAGCGGCCGTGGGCACTGCGTGGCTGGGCACGTCCTGGTTGGGCGCGTGGGCCGGGTTGCAGCGGGAGGCCTTCGATTTGCGGGAGGGCGCGCTGCGGATCACCGGTGGCAGCCTGTGGCGAGCCTCGGTGGGCCCCCGGGCGCGCGCCTTCCTGGGCCCGGTGCGCGCGGAGCTGGGCGCGGGCTATGGCTTCTCGCAGCTTCCCCACTTCAGTGACTCGGCCGAGCCCGTGTTCCTCAAGGGCGTGCGGCATGCGGCGGTGGTGGGCGGCCTGGTGCGCTTTCCGCTGATGCTGGGGCTGCAGTTGGAGGCGCGCGGTGAGCTGCCCGTCTCTCTGTCGGTGCGCGACGCCACGGGCGCCCGGGCGGAGGCGAAGGGGTTCTCCGCCGGTGGTGCGCTGCTGGTGCCGCTGCGGCGAGCGGAGCGCTGGACGGGCACGCTGGTGCTGGACTTCGAGCACGTGCAGGACACGGTGACGCTGGAGGATGGGACGCAGTCCCGGCAGCGGCTGCGGCGGATGGGCGCGGCGCTGGAGCTGGCGTGGCATGGCGGTGTCCAGACGACGCGGCAGGTGCCCATGCCGGTGGTGGTGCCCGGGAGCGTGCGGTTTCACGTGCTCGACGCACGGACAGGCGCGCCGCTGCCCGGAGCGCGGGTCATGGTGGAGGGCGAGGCGCACGTGGCGGACGCGCAGGGCCTCGTCGAAGTGGCGTCCCTGTCGCCCGGGCCGGTGTCCGCGCAGGTGACGGCGGAGGGATACGCGTCCGCGGAGGCGACGGCCACGGTGGAGGAGGGCACGCGCGCGGAGCTGGAGGTCCGAGCCGCGCCACTGCCGCCACCGACGGGCGCGCTGCGGGTGACGGTGGTGGATGCGCGGACGGGCGCGCCGCTGCCGGACATTCGCGTGTCGGTGGGCACGGCCCAGGGGCGCACGGACCTGACAGGGCAGGTGGTGGTGAGGGACCTGGCTCCGGGGCCCGTGGCTGTCGCGGTGGCGTCTTCCGGCTTCCGGTCCGCGGATGAAGCCGCGGTGGTCATCGCCGGGCAGGAGTCCACGCTGTCGGTGCCACTGGCGCCGGAGAAGAAGGGGACGCGGGCCACGCTGGTGGGACAGGTCCGCAACGCGCGAGGGGGCAAGCCCTTGGCGGCGACCCTCCTCATCACGAAGGCCCGGGTGCGCGCGCGCACGGATGCGAAGGGGGCTTTCAATGTCCAGGTGCGGGGTGGCACCTACCGCATCACCATCTCCGCGCGAGGGCATCTGTCCCAGACGAAGGTCATCACCCTGCGCGAGGGGGAGCGGACCATCCTCAATGTCGACCTCTTCCCGAGGGGGAAACGGTGA
- a CDS encoding FecR domain-containing protein: MSAPCRWFLVLLLLVAGCDDDAVAPPPGPSAVVDAGAGEVLGRLEGLSGDVRLERGGKRAPAEEGPLYGGDAVETAVGGAATVRFPDGRSVEVGPDARFALGSDSGGIVLQVERGILLSRVPAGATRMGPGSKVALTIRTPFGLTRVGADEPSEVRVQVAEDAGRVEVRLGAIEFVGRDGKTLRASEGDAVEATSGRTELVARGGRVLELAPIPVTVRLASGRAEVRAKGASDWRPVAKQGEVLSPGGSVRTRRGGSAVLALEGSATVASLGSDAELVLTSAEQGGATDEARFDLLRGWLNLQLARGRTSRLVLPGLQVEGGGEARLAVRRTAAGYLVDALTGQVTLVRGAARQALRAGERATVEASSAQAPRVEPLAPAPLALGVVDGAEVFHPGLHEVAITWEGEGEATVEVAEDAAFTRPVLSGTVYRPFINVPAPVRGMLHWRVRRKDGTQVSGSASFAPERAVRSLARVRNVVPEGPEKTTIFYQDKPPAVTFTYASETSAARYRVAVYRAGALDTPVAERTVTEARAALDAGALSEGNYLWSVTPLSATGAQLKGGRMNKLELVYDNSVPVLMVSTPRNGQAAGAKVRAAGVAPVDARLSINGRPVALDGKHRFNTWVEPVGSPPVLVFKMTRPGAPAVHTVRTLKQRGP, encoded by the coding sequence GTGAGTGCCCCGTGTCGTTGGTTCCTGGTCCTGCTGCTCCTCGTCGCGGGGTGTGATGATGACGCCGTGGCGCCGCCTCCCGGGCCCTCGGCGGTGGTCGACGCGGGCGCTGGCGAAGTGCTGGGCCGCCTGGAGGGCTTGAGCGGCGATGTGCGCCTGGAGCGAGGCGGCAAGCGGGCGCCCGCCGAAGAGGGTCCCTTGTACGGGGGCGACGCGGTGGAGACGGCCGTGGGTGGCGCGGCCACGGTGCGTTTCCCGGATGGCCGTTCCGTGGAGGTGGGGCCGGACGCGCGCTTCGCGCTGGGCTCGGACTCGGGAGGCATCGTGCTTCAAGTGGAGCGGGGCATCCTGTTGTCGCGCGTGCCCGCTGGTGCGACGCGCATGGGCCCAGGCTCGAAGGTGGCGCTGACCATCCGCACGCCCTTCGGCCTCACGCGCGTGGGGGCGGATGAACCCAGCGAGGTGCGCGTGCAGGTGGCCGAGGACGCGGGCCGCGTCGAGGTGCGGCTGGGCGCCATCGAGTTCGTGGGCCGCGATGGCAAGACGCTGCGCGCGTCCGAAGGCGACGCGGTGGAGGCGACGTCCGGCCGGACGGAGCTGGTGGCTCGCGGGGGGCGTGTCCTGGAGCTGGCGCCGATTCCGGTGACGGTACGGCTGGCGTCGGGGCGCGCGGAGGTGCGGGCCAAGGGGGCGTCGGACTGGCGTCCGGTGGCGAAGCAGGGCGAGGTGCTATCGCCGGGAGGCAGCGTACGCACCCGGCGCGGGGGCTCCGCGGTGCTGGCGCTGGAGGGCTCGGCCACGGTGGCGTCACTGGGCTCGGACGCGGAGCTGGTGCTGACATCCGCGGAGCAGGGCGGCGCCACGGACGAGGCGCGCTTCGACTTGTTGCGGGGCTGGCTGAACCTGCAGCTCGCGCGAGGGCGTACCAGCCGGCTGGTGCTGCCGGGGCTACAGGTGGAGGGCGGCGGTGAAGCGCGGCTGGCGGTGCGCCGCACGGCCGCGGGCTATCTGGTGGATGCGCTCACCGGACAGGTGACGCTGGTTCGCGGAGCCGCCCGGCAGGCGCTGCGCGCGGGTGAGCGCGCCACGGTGGAGGCGTCCTCCGCGCAGGCGCCACGCGTCGAGCCGCTCGCGCCCGCGCCGCTGGCCCTGGGCGTCGTCGACGGCGCGGAGGTGTTCCATCCAGGGCTGCATGAGGTGGCCATCACCTGGGAAGGGGAGGGCGAGGCCACGGTGGAGGTCGCGGAGGACGCGGCCTTCACGCGGCCGGTGCTGTCAGGCACGGTGTACCGCCCCTTCATCAACGTGCCCGCGCCGGTGCGCGGCATGCTCCACTGGCGGGTGCGCCGCAAGGATGGGACGCAGGTGTCGGGAAGCGCGTCGTTCGCGCCGGAGCGCGCGGTGCGCTCGCTGGCGCGGGTGCGCAACGTGGTGCCCGAGGGGCCGGAGAAGACGACCATCTTCTACCAGGACAAGCCCCCGGCGGTGACCTTCACCTACGCCTCGGAGACCTCCGCGGCGCGCTACCGTGTGGCGGTGTACCGCGCGGGGGCATTGGATACGCCGGTGGCTGAACGCACCGTGACGGAGGCTCGCGCCGCGCTGGACGCCGGTGCGCTGAGCGAGGGCAACTACCTCTGGTCCGTCACGCCGCTTTCCGCCACGGGTGCACAGCTCAAGGGGGGACGGATGAACAAGCTGGAACTGGTCTACGACAACTCGGTGCCGGTCCTCATGGTGTCCACACCGCGCAACGGGCAGGCCGCGGGCGCGAAGGTGCGCGCGGCCGGTGTCGCACCTGTGGACGCCCGCCTGTCCATCAATGGACGCCCGGTGGCGCTGGATGGCAAACACCGGTTCAACACCTGGGTGGAGCCGGTGGGCTCGCCGCCCGTATTGGTGTTTAAGATGACGCGTCCTGGTGCCCCGGCGGTCCATACGGTGCGCACTCTGAAACAGCGAGGGCCGTGA
- a CDS encoding YbaB/EbfC family nucleoid-associated protein encodes MPGVDLNYFIRQANKLTEKIEERKQQLAEESVEAKAGDGRVTVVANGIQEIRSIKIDKEAIDPNDTSMLEDLITAAVNAALASSRQHMQRELAKISGGVKIPGIT; translated from the coding sequence ATGCCTGGCGTCGACCTGAACTACTTCATCCGGCAGGCGAACAAGCTGACGGAGAAGATTGAAGAGCGGAAGCAGCAGCTGGCGGAAGAGAGCGTGGAGGCCAAGGCCGGTGACGGCCGGGTCACCGTCGTCGCCAACGGCATCCAGGAGATCCGCAGCATCAAGATCGACAAGGAAGCCATCGACCCCAACGACACGTCGATGCTCGAGGACCTCATCACCGCCGCGGTGAACGCCGCCCTGGCGAGCAGCCGTCAGCACATGCAGCGCGAGCTCGCGAAAATCTCCGGCGGCGTCAAGATCCCCGGCATTACCTGA
- a CDS encoding protein kinase domain-containing protein yields MSPPQTTLPVTEAGLVPLLQPYGPYVLVRKLAEGGMAEIFLAKLLGADGFERNVVIKRMLPHLTNNPDFVEMFRDEARLAAKLAHPNIVQIQELGFAEGCYYICMEYLAGEDFSTTLRLAGRKRHYVPLPVVLRVLIDAARGLHFAHEFTNEAGQPLNVVHRDISPSNLYLTYQGQVKVLDFGIAKAESRLVNTRTGVVKGKYMYMAPEQARGKEVDRRADIFALGVSLYEALTHVRPFSRENDLAVLNALLQGELKPPRELRPDLPEELEAILLKAMAFKPEDRYPTAEAFADALETFLSAHLSGSGAMPLGAFLKGHFGEERFTERSRIPTLATLTATYGGGAVGAQGQAPGAEAHGTNLYGVLAREGDATSAQRPGMSMRPSSPGVPAHGAASRGPTSTEPATTAGGRRWRTLAVGLAGGLMLAAAGIVGYRQWMTTPASVSLVPATAPVVEAVAPEAAAAQAGAPMEAVAPVGAAAEAGSLTDAVANGAGGDVAATDSAPPPVDAAGATETDEAEPEADEEGADAAPVRSKKAPSQKRVTLGIDDVQRVVSRGRARITTCFERYKADLPSSQGEVQVQLTIVSSGKVRAGTRGPLASSGVGRCLEAQAERLRFPPHRDQEVTVVMPFSWRVTQ; encoded by the coding sequence ATGTCCCCCCCCCAGACGACCCTGCCTGTGACGGAAGCGGGCCTCGTGCCCCTGCTCCAGCCTTATGGCCCGTACGTGCTCGTGCGAAAGCTGGCCGAAGGCGGCATGGCGGAAATCTTCCTCGCCAAGCTGCTGGGCGCGGACGGCTTCGAGCGCAACGTCGTCATCAAGCGGATGCTGCCGCACCTGACGAACAACCCTGACTTCGTGGAGATGTTCCGGGACGAGGCGCGGCTGGCGGCGAAGCTGGCCCATCCGAACATCGTGCAGATTCAGGAGCTGGGCTTCGCGGAGGGCTGTTACTACATCTGCATGGAGTACCTCGCGGGCGAGGACTTCTCCACAACGCTGCGGCTGGCCGGACGCAAGCGCCACTACGTGCCGCTCCCCGTCGTGCTCCGTGTCCTCATCGACGCGGCGCGCGGGCTGCACTTCGCGCACGAGTTCACCAACGAGGCCGGGCAGCCGCTGAACGTCGTCCACCGCGACATCTCGCCGTCGAACCTGTACCTGACGTATCAGGGGCAGGTGAAGGTGCTGGACTTCGGCATCGCCAAGGCCGAGTCGCGGCTCGTCAACACGCGCACAGGCGTGGTGAAGGGCAAGTACATGTACATGGCGCCGGAGCAGGCGCGCGGCAAGGAGGTGGACCGCCGCGCGGACATCTTCGCGCTGGGCGTGAGCCTGTATGAGGCGCTCACCCATGTGCGGCCCTTCTCCCGGGAGAACGACCTGGCGGTGCTCAACGCGCTGCTGCAGGGCGAGCTCAAGCCGCCGCGCGAGCTGCGGCCGGACTTGCCCGAGGAACTGGAGGCCATCCTCCTGAAGGCCATGGCCTTCAAGCCGGAGGACCGCTACCCCACCGCGGAGGCGTTCGCGGACGCGCTGGAGACGTTCCTCTCGGCGCATCTCAGCGGCTCCGGCGCGATGCCGCTCGGGGCCTTCTTGAAGGGGCACTTTGGTGAGGAGCGCTTCACCGAGCGCTCACGCATTCCCACGCTGGCCACGCTCACCGCGACGTACGGAGGCGGCGCGGTGGGGGCGCAAGGGCAGGCACCGGGTGCGGAGGCACACGGGACGAACCTGTATGGCGTGCTGGCTCGGGAGGGGGATGCCACGTCCGCCCAGCGCCCCGGCATGTCCATGCGGCCCTCCTCGCCAGGCGTGCCTGCCCACGGCGCGGCGTCGCGTGGGCCGACGTCGACGGAGCCCGCCACCACGGCCGGAGGCCGACGCTGGCGTACGCTGGCGGTGGGATTGGCGGGTGGCCTGATGCTGGCGGCGGCGGGCATCGTTGGATATCGGCAGTGGATGACGACGCCCGCTTCGGTGTCGCTGGTGCCGGCCACGGCGCCCGTCGTGGAGGCCGTGGCACCGGAGGCGGCTGCCGCTCAGGCCGGCGCGCCGATGGAGGCCGTGGCACCCGTGGGTGCCGCCGCTGAGGCCGGTTCTCTGACGGACGCCGTGGCCAATGGGGCGGGTGGTGACGTGGCCGCGACGGATTCGGCGCCGCCACCCGTGGATGCCGCTGGCGCGACGGAGACGGACGAAGCCGAGCCGGAGGCGGATGAAGAAGGGGCGGACGCGGCGCCTGTGCGGTCGAAGAAGGCCCCGTCGCAGAAGCGGGTGACGCTGGGCATCGACGACGTGCAGCGTGTCGTCTCGCGTGGACGGGCGCGCATCACCACATGCTTCGAGCGCTACAAGGCGGACCTGCCTTCGAGCCAGGGCGAGGTGCAGGTGCAGCTCACCATCGTCTCGTCGGGCAAGGTGCGGGCGGGGACGCGGGGACCGCTGGCTTCGTCGGGCGTGGGCCGCTGCCTGGAGGCCCAGGCGGAGCGGCTTCGCTTCCCGCCTCACCGGGACCAGGAGGTCACGGTGGTGATGCCTTTCTCGTGGCGGGTGACGCAGTAG
- the mglB gene encoding gliding-motility regulator GTPase-activating protein MglB, which translates to MGTQLVMYEEEFTKINAVCDRLTKDANAKVVFLVDKNGQLISSAGQTQNIDTTSLASLTAGNVAAMGGLAKLIGENEFPNQFHEGAKDSLYMTIVGSRVVLVVIFDNRTSLGLVRLRIKKASDELTKIFESLVKKTDSPGAGSPFAEISDDDIDNLFSE; encoded by the coding sequence ATGGGCACGCAACTGGTGATGTACGAAGAGGAGTTCACCAAGATCAACGCCGTTTGCGACCGGCTTACCAAGGACGCGAACGCGAAGGTGGTCTTCCTCGTCGACAAGAACGGGCAGCTCATCTCCTCCGCGGGTCAGACGCAGAACATCGACACCACGTCACTGGCCTCGCTGACGGCCGGTAACGTGGCCGCGATGGGTGGCCTGGCCAAGCTGATTGGGGAGAACGAGTTCCCCAACCAGTTCCACGAGGGGGCCAAGGACTCGCTGTACATGACCATCGTCGGCAGCCGGGTCGTGCTGGTCGTCATCTTTGACAACCGCACCAGCCTCGGCCTCGTCCGCCTTCGCATCAAGAAGGCCAGCGACGAGCTCACGAAGATCTTCGAGAGCCTGGTGAAGAAGACTGACAGTCCTGGAGCTGGGTCGCCCTTCGCCGAGATCTCCGACGACGATATCGACAACCTCTTCAGCGAGTAA
- the recR gene encoding recombination mediator RecR → MTPDPLNRLVAQLAKLPGIGEKTAQRLAFHILRAPGEYAAELSQAIREVKEKVHLCVRCFSLTDAETCNFCRDARRDERVLCVVETFADLMALERTREFKGRYHVLHGVLSPLEGVGPDQLRIRELLERLNDSRVEELILATNPDVEGEATALYLTRLLKPMGLRVTRIAQGLPMGGDLEFADQATLAKALSARRDL, encoded by the coding sequence ATGACCCCCGATCCGCTGAATCGACTCGTCGCCCAGCTCGCGAAGCTGCCGGGCATCGGCGAGAAGACCGCGCAGCGCCTCGCGTTCCACATCCTGCGGGCGCCGGGTGAGTATGCCGCGGAGCTGTCGCAGGCCATTCGCGAGGTGAAGGAGAAGGTGCACCTGTGCGTGCGCTGCTTCTCACTCACCGACGCGGAGACCTGCAACTTCTGCCGGGACGCTCGGCGCGACGAGCGTGTGCTGTGCGTCGTGGAGACGTTCGCAGACCTGATGGCGCTGGAGCGCACCCGTGAGTTCAAGGGCCGCTACCACGTCCTGCACGGCGTGCTGTCTCCCCTGGAGGGTGTGGGCCCCGACCAGCTCCGCATCCGCGAGCTGCTGGAGCGCCTCAACGACAGCCGGGTGGAGGAACTCATCCTCGCCACCAACCCGGACGTCGAGGGCGAAGCCACCGCGCTCTACCTGACCCGCCTGCTCAAGCCCATGGGCCTGCGTGTCACCCGCATCGCCCAGGGCTTGCCCATGGGCGGCGACCTGGAGTTCGCCGACCAGGCCACGCTCGCCAAGGCACTCTCCGCCCGCCGCGACCTCTAG